The Helianthus annuus cultivar XRQ/B chromosome 16, HanXRQr2.0-SUNRISE, whole genome shotgun sequence genome includes a window with the following:
- the LOC110919171 gene encoding uncharacterized protein LOC110919171 yields MEKALARYGVTHRLSTAYHPQSSGQVENANRGVKRILEKTVGKSRKDWSEKLNDALWAFRTAYKTPLGTTPFMIVYGKACHLPVELEHRALCALKTINLDLTEAARRRFFQIHELEALRDAAYERSWSIKEKTKALHDRRLRGLKEFKVGDKVLLFNSRLKLIAGKLKSRWSGPYVVKEVFP; encoded by the coding sequence ATGGAAAAGGCACTTGCACGCTACGGTGTCACTCATCGTCTTTCCACTGCGTACCACCCGCAAAGTAGTGGCCAAGTAGAGAATGCTAACCGAGGGGTGAAGAGAATCCtagagaaaacggtaggaaaaagtagaaaggattggtcggaaAAGCTTAACGATGCTTTGTGGGCTTTCCGCACCGCCTATAAGACACCGTTAGGAACAACACCCTTTATGATTGTGTATGGCAAAGCTTGCCATCTTCCGGTAGAGTTAGAGCATAGAGCTTTGTGTGCATTGAAAACCATTAATCTTGACCTTACCGAGGCCGCTAGAAGGAGGTTCTTCCAAATTCACGAGTTAGAAGCATTGAGGGATGCCGCCTATGAACGATCTTGGAGTATCAAGGAAAAAACTAAGGCGTTGCATGATAGGAGGTTGCGAGGCTTGAAAGAGTTtaaggtaggtgataaagtgctTTTGTTCAATTCGAGGTTGAAATTGATAGCAGGGAAGCTAAAATCGAGATGGAGTGGACCGTATGTGGTGAAAGAAGTGTTTCCATAG